The window AAGTTTCTATTACCCGCCCAAGGCCGTCGACAACTGCAGCAAGTGTCATATGCCGCTGGTGGCGTCGAATGACTTTGGTGCGAAGATGTTCGATGACGCGGAAGAACTCAGTGTTCACGATCACATGTTCCCGTCAGCGAACACTGGGATCGCATGGCTTCGTGATCGCGACGATGTGATTGCGGCTCATCAAGAGTATCTGAAGGATGTGATGCGAGTTGATCTGTTTGGCGTTCGCGAAGGTGGCGAAATCGATGGTAATTTGATCGCGCCGTTGCGTCCCGAAGTGCCGGCATTGAAACGCGGCGAGAAGTATCTGATAGAGACCGTGATTCGCACAATGAAGATGGGGCACCTGTTTTCGCAGGGGACCGTCGATAGCAATGAGATTTGGTTGGAAGTCAAAGTCACCAGTGGCGATCGATTGATCGGGCACAGCGGATTGATCGACAAAGGCAAGCACAATGAAGTCGATCCATGGTCGCACTTCATCAACGTGTTCATGCTGGACAAGGATGGCAATCGAATCAATCGAAGAAATGCGGAAGATATCTTCACGCCTCTGTATAACCACCAGATTCCACCTGGGGCCGGACAGACGGTCCACTACGAACTGAACGTGCCCGATGATGTGTCGGAACCGATTCACGTCGAGCTGAAGTTGCAGTATCGGAAATTCGATACCGAGTACATGGACTTCGTTGCCAAGCAAAATGAAAAGCACGGCAATCTGATCCGAGGTCATGTGCCGGGGACGGATTACACCAACGATTTGCCAATCACCACGATGGCGGTCGATACGATTGTGTTCCCGGTGGAGGGACTGAATCATTCGGTCGAAAATCCACCTCGAGACATTCCCGCATGGCAACGGTGGAACGACTACGGGATTGGGTTACTGCTGAAAGGCAAAGCGGAAATGCGCCAGGCAGAAAACGCTTTCCGCGAAGTCGAAAAACTTGACCGCTACGATGGACCGATGAACTTGGCTCGAGTCTTGAACACGGAAGGTCGTTTAGATGAAGCGGTGGAGGCTCTTCAGCGTGCGGACGAGTTCCGGGACGTCGAGGGTTTCCCACGATGGACATGGGCTTGGTTGTCAGGCGTTATCAACGCCCAGCAGGGATATCTGGAAGAAGCCGAGCAGAATCTTCGTAGTGTGTTGGAAGACAGCACGGAAGACATGCAGAGTCGAGGTTTTGATTTCAGTTTGGATATTGAAGTCATCAACCAACTCGGACGCACGCTGTTTGATCTTGGTATCGCTCGTGAGCGGCAACTTGGAACCGAAGAAGTCCGGGAATACTTCGAAGAAGCGGTGATGCAATATCAGAAGACATTGATGATCGATCCGGAGAACGTTTCCGCTCACCACAATTTGCAGCTGCTCTACGATCGACTTGAAGAGCCTGAATTGGCAGATAAGCATCGCAAGTTGCACGAAATTTACAAACCCGATGACAACGCTCAAGGACGTGCGGTTCGATTGGCACGAGAGAAGTATCCCGCGGCGGATCATGCCGCGGAGGACGTCGTGAAGTACTCGTTGCATCGCGAATTACCAACCCAAAGCTCGGCGAACGAGACCGCACAGGTCTCTGCTGGCAACTTGCAGGAGAATTCCAATGACCAGTGATCCGCAATCAAACGAAGTGGACGAAAGCGAACTGCGAGACGAAGCCGATATCGGCCGCGCGATGCGAGGGTCGTTGATCGTGTTGGTGGTTCTGGCTTTGATCGGTGGCGTTGCAGCCTATGTCTTGACGCGTCCCAAAGCGGCACCGCCCGTTCGCGAATCCAAGTTGGCCGCGGTCGCGGTGCGTGAGCGGCCCATGGTGCAGGTTCCAACCACCCCGTTTACGGACATCACCGAAGAAGCGGGGATCTCTTTTGTTCACAACAACGGTGCGACAGGAGACAAGTTGCTGCCGGAAACGATGGGTGGTGGAAGTGCCTTTCTTGATTTCGACAACGACGGGGATCAGGACCTGTTGTTGATCAATTCGATGGATTGGTCTTGGGACGAACCAAGTGATCGAGGGAACACATCGGCTCTGTATCGAAACGAAGGTGGCAAGTTCGTCGATGTGACCAAGGGTTCGGGTTTGGACGTTGAGTTGTACGGAATGGGAGTCGCGGTCGGCGATTATGACCAAGACGGTTTGGTGGACGTCTTTATCTCCGCGGTTGGGACAAATCGATTGTTTCGCAATGTCGGTGAAGGCAAATTCGAGGACACTACTGAAACGGCCGGCGTTGGTGGCGAAGAAGATCGATGGAGTACGAGTTCCGGTTGGTTTGACTACGACAACGATGGTGATTTGGACCTGTTTGTTTGCAACTACGTTGGATGGAGTCGCGAGTACGATCAGTCCCAGGGGTTTCAGCTTGTCGGCGGCGGACGAGCGTACGGTCGTCCTCAGAATTTTGAAGGAACGTTCCCGTATCTGTACCGCAACGATGGTGATGGCGAATTCACAGACGTGTCGGAGGAAGCCGGCATTCAGATTCGCAATGTGTCCACCAATGTTCCGCAGTCGAAATCGCTTGGGTTGGCTTTGTGCGACTTTGATCGCAATGGGTTCATGGATGTTGTGGTAGCCAACGACACGGTGCAAAACTGTTTGCTGCGGAATGGCGGCGACGGGAAATTCACGGAGATGGGAGCGATTTGCGGGATCGCATTTGACTCCTCCGGCAACGCCCGCGGGGCCATGGGCATCGATGTGACATCGTTTCGTGAACAATCCAGCGTGGCGGTTGCAATCGGAAACTTTTCCAACGAGATGACCGCGTTGTACGTGACAAAGGCTGGGCGAATGCAGTTTTATGACGAAGCGATTTCGACGGGGCTCGGTCCAAGCACGCGTCTGTTACTGACATTTGGATTGGCTTATGTCGACTACGATTTAGATGGTCGCTTGGACTTGTTCTGTGCAAACGGGCACTTAGAAGAGGATATCAATCGGGTGCAGCCAAGTCAGCACTATGAGCAACCGCCTCAGATGTTTTGGAATGCGGGCCCCGAGTTCGAAACCGAGTTTCTGCCGGTTGGCAAGGAGCAGTTAGGTGAGGATTTCGTGGAACCGATGGTTGGACGCGGTGCATCCTACGCGGACGTCGATTTGGACGGTGATTTGGATCTGCTGATCACATCCGCCGGACGTGCGCCACGATTGTTACGCAACGATCAAGAAACGGGGCACCACTGGTTGCGATTGAAATTGGTGGGCGATGGTGAGAAGTGCAATCGAGACGCCATTGGGGCGTGGGTGAGCGTCACTGTTGGTGACGAAGTGATTGCAAAACAAGTGATGCCGACCCGAAGCTATTTGACACAGGTGGAGTTGCCATTGACGTTCGGCTTGGGCGAGCACGACTCAATCGACAATGTTTCGGTGCAGTGGCCTGATGGAGAGGTTGTCGAAATCGGGCCAGTCGAGATCGATCAATCCCATGAGATCACTCGCTGAGTGGACTCACCAAACGTCGGCAAACAAGAGTTTTCGGATCAATGGTTCAACATTGCATACACCAGGCGAAACGGGAGAACCCATTGGAGAGGAACTTGATCAGACGCTCGTGGTTTAGGCCGTGACGAGTTGGTCTGATTTCTTGGCCGGGATCTCGACGGCAACCGATTCTAGTCCCACGAGGTTTCGCAGACGCGTGACCATAGGTGGCGAAAGCTTTCGCCCCGAAGCGATCAGGAGAAGTCCGTTTGCCATTCGAACATCTTCTGCGACGGTCATTCCCGTCAGGAGTTCGGACGTCGCGATGCTTTCGATCGTGGATTGTGGTTGCGCGTCGTTGGTTTGACGAACATGTTCGGTCAATTGATTGTCCAAGTCCGGGAACCGATCTTCGATTTCCGAGAAAGCGACGTCGCCCGCTTCACCGCGTCGTTGCAAAAGGCTTTGGTAGTAGCTCAGCAAAATCACCTGTGCGATCTTGTCATCGTCGTTGGTGCACTTCGCGTTGGTGACTTCTGTGGTTCCCATTCGGTCCAGCAATTCAGCGACCGGTTCGAGCCTTGGGATCTGCTTGATCAGTTGGCTTGAGATGCTGAACACTTCTTTGACGATACTGCGATGTTCATCAGAAGTGATGGCGGCTTTAGCAAGGGTTTCTCGTTGATCCAAATTCAGCAACGGGATTCCGGCGACCATCAATCGAGCGGTCAGCGGAATTCGCCAGTCGGATGCGATTTTGGATTCGACCAGCAACGCTTCGGTCGATTTGAGAATGTCGTCGGTGTTTACCAATGGGTCGTCGACGTATTCAATGATCTCGACCAAAACACTGATCGCACCGGCGAAGGTTTTCTTCAGCAATTCTTCTTTGCTGGTTACCAAATCATATTGCTTGATGCCCGCATTGATGGCGGCTTTGATGTCGCTCATCTGGCAAGGTTTGTTTAGGAACCGAAAGACTTGTCCTTCGTTGACCGCCTCCATCGCGGTGGTCAAGTCTTGATTTCCGGTCAGCATCAAATACACGCTGTTCGGCGAGATCAGCCGTGCTTTTTGGATGACCTCGGTACCTTCCATGCCTGGCATCCGCATGTCGACCATGATGACGGAGAACGGATCGGATTTCTTGATACACGCCAAAGCTTCCGGTCCCGATTCGCAGGTCGTAACCTCGAAGTCAAAGGACAGGTTTCGTTTCAGCGTGTTCAGCAGGCTGTAGTCGTCGTCGACCAGCAAAATGCGTTCGTTCATGTGACGCCCCAAGTTAACAGTTCAATTCGTCGGTAATTTGCAAAAGGTTTCAGTTCAAAATCGGAACACGACACGTGTCCGATTTGTTCACGTCAGATTCATCAGCCACCGACTGATGGGAGTCCATTGGCAGAATCACTATGAAACTGCTTCCGACGTTTGGTTCAGACTCCACACGGACGGTTCCATTGTGTTTGGAAGACACGATGTTGTAGGTCAGCGAGAGTCCCATCCCAGTGCCCTTGCCCACGTCTTTGGTTGTGAAGAATTGGTTGAAGACTTTGGAACGGACGTCTTCTGACATGCCGGTTCCGTTGTCCTTCACACGAATTTCGACGGTCTCACCATTTTCAACAGTCGAGATCGTGATTTTGCCTTCGAGTTCGGGTTCGTTCTCTTTTCGTTCCGCGATCGCATCGGCCGCGTTGACGATCAGGTTGATGAACACCTGGCTGAGTTCCGCTCCGTAGGCCGGGATCTGTGGTAGATCCGGCGACAGGTCGAGTTCCAATTCGGAAACATACTTGTATCGGTTTCGACTGATAATCGACGCTTGGTGGATCAGCATGTTCAGGTCGGTTTCGTTCATTTCTTGTCGCCCCGGATGCGACATCGCTTTCATGGCGCGGACGATTTCGATCACCCGCATCACGGCTTGCGAAGCCTCTTCGACTGCACCGGGGGTCTGTTCTCGCAGCACGTTGTACTTGTGCTTTTGAGCCAACGCGTCGAGTTGCGCACCAGCGGTATCTGCACTGAAGGACGGGCTGTTGAGCAGTTCGAACAATCCGTCGGTGAACTGGAAGATCCGTTCGTAGCTCATCGTCAAATATTCGACGTTGCCGCTGACGCACTGCATCGGAGTGTTGATCTCATGCGCGATTCCAGCGGCGAGTTGGCCCATCGATTCAAGCTTTTGAGCTTGAGCCAATTGGCGTTCCATCGCTTGAGAATCGCTCAGGTCCGTGCAGAACGCGACAAACACGGGACGGGCTTCGAATGTCGATCGGTGGATGTCAACGTGGACGGGGAAGGTCGTTCCATCCTTTCGAACGTGAACGGTGTCAAACGCACAGCGTCCACGAGGCGAAGACATCGCGACACTGATCCGCTGACGCAGATCCTGATTCGAGCAGTCTTGGATGAAGTCTTGAGGTGAAACGTTCGAGAGGTTGTCTGGATCCAAACCGAGGCTTCGGACAAATCCGGTATTCGCTTCCACCAAGTGATACGTCTCTGAGTCAAAAATGTAGAGTTCGTTGGGAGACTCTTGGATCAAATTGGCCAAGGACTTTGCACGAGACTCAGCATTTTTCAATGTGGTAATGTCGAGGAAACTACCCAGCGTTCCGAAACAGTTGCCCTCGTGGTCATGAAGCGAGGTCGCACCCGTCAGCACGATCCGGCAATCACCGGAAAATTCGTGAAGTGTTTCTTCGATGTTGACCAGTTCCACGTTCTCGTCGGGAGAATCACAGAAACTGGAAAGTCGATTCGTGGTTTGATCGTTCGGTGGAATGATGTCATTCATCCGTTTGCCGATGATGTCTTCGGGAGTTTTAAGCCCAAAGAATTCGCTGAACATCTCGTTGCAGCCCATGAAGTTTCCGTCGTTGTCTCTCCAGAAAACCGCGGCCGGAATACGTTGCAAAACCGTGTCGAGAATCCGACGCTGTTGTTCAATTTCGGAGGTGCGGTTTCGAACTCGTTGTTCCAAAAGGTCGCGTTGCTGCGTGAGCGAAGATTGGAGCTTTGCCAGCTCCCACAGTGAACGACGATTCTGCCGTACACCCAAAATCAGGAAGACGGTTTCAAAGATGACCCAGGCGGCGTGTTCCAATGCACGAAGTGGTTCCGGCGAAAGGACGCCAAAAACCGACTCGGGCCAAAACAGACTGCGGATCAAATGATCGAGAGAAACGACTGAAACCGCAGGCAGAAAGACCCAAGGGTCTTTGTAGAAGGCTAGGAATGCGAGTGAACCAAAGATATGAAAGTGCGACTCAATGCGGCCGCCCATCAGGTGAATCAGCAACGCTGAAAATTGCATTTGAGCCAATGCCATGATCATCCGAGTCATCCGTTGACCAGGAAAGTAGATCGCTAAGAACACGGGGAAGATGGTAAGCATGCCGCCGCCGATGAGCGAACTCCACACATGGATGTGGACCAGGTTTTGCGAACCAATCCAGGTGTAAGGCGAAATCCAAATCGCGCAGGCAACCGCGAATATCCATTGCAGAGCGAGAACCACGGCCAATGCGCGGTCCGCATTGATTTGGCGTGATTGCAGGTGCTCCGCAAAGAGATCGTCTGCGCTCTGTAGCTGCGAGCTCGTTTCGATTTCGTTTTCTGACATGACAATCCGTCTCGGGAACTACAACCGACAGCCGAATACCGGCGTGGTTGAGAGAGGCGGGGTTTGGCCTTGAATCAACATGGATATGGAACGCACCCCGAGGTTGTCACCTTCGTGGTTGCGGGAAACGGTGATGCCGCCATGGAAGCGAGTCTTTCCATGGGGATCAAAGACGACGACGGCACCGGAGGTCTGCATTCCCATTTCGAACGCGACTTCGCCGGCCTCGTCAGGCTGGATGATGGACCGTGGGAACTGTGACAAACGCGAATTGATCTTTCCGTCGATCCAGTTCGGCTCGGTTTCAGCGGGATGGTAGACCAGGAAACGACATGTCACGTCGTCATCAACTTTGGTCAGCAATCGGTTCAATTCGTTGAGAGATGCCACCGTGCAGGGACATTTCGGATGAACAGCCATGACCACTTCCCAGTCGGTGGTGGCGGAGGTCTGCAGTTCGCCCGAGGCAGGTCCCAAAGGTGACTCAGTCGGCGGCGAGCTTGATGGACCCGGCGTTGTGCCGTAGGCAATCAACGCGAAGAACAAACCCGCCAGAATGCAGGCCCATAGGACCGCAATCCGATAAAGGAACGGCGGTATCTTTCGAGTCTTCGGATGGACCTCTAGTAGGTCCGCGATCTGGTCAGAACCAGGATCGGTTGTTCGATGTAACATGTCACGTGCCCCGCGATCAATGTTGGAATAGTAGTGTTGCAACCTCGATACCTCGAGGCTGTGAAACGCTACAACGAAATTGGGTTCCCAAGCTAAAATATGCGGATTCGGGGAAGAGAAACGGGTGGCCGCTAGCAGGGGTGCGATGACCTTGACGGTTGAAATGGATGTGAGGCCAATTCGGAATTGAAGGAGAGAGCTGAACCGATGGGCATGTGCGAACCTGTTCAGACCGCCGGTGCCCTGTTTTAATGCGGGCCTTGAATCCACCGCATTCCCGTCCGAGGTGGAGCCGTTTCTTCGTCTTTCCTTGAAAGCCCGCTGCATTGACTCAGGTTTCTTCCGTCGAACTCATCATGGAACTCGCCAGAAGCCTGCATGCGTGCGGTTCACCGGCGTATGAGTTAGACCTGGAAATGGAACAGGTCTCCGCGTCGCTCGGGCATGAGGCGAGTTTCTTTTCAACGCCCACGGCACTGTTTGTCACCTTTGGCGGTGACGAAACGCGGCTGCTGAGGGTGTATCCCAGCGACACCAATTTGGGACGCTACGCGGCTTTGTTTGAATTGCAGCGTGCCATCCAAGAAGAACAGATGGACGTTTCTGAAGCTTGGCAACGGCTTACTGAAATCAATGAGATGAAGGATGGCTACGGTCCGGCAATTCATATCGCATCGCACGGCGGCGTCGCCGCTTGCATCAGTGTTCTGGTGGGCGGTGGCGGAATGGTGGTTCTATCGGCAGGCGTGATTGGATTGATCGTTGGTACGTTTGTCGTTTGGCTGACGCACCTTCGACATCAGGTTCATCTGATCAATGTGGTCGCAGGATTCATTGCCAGTTCGATCGCTTGCGGGATTCAGGCGTTCGTTGGACCGGGCAACTTTGAACTCACATCTCTAGCCGCATTGATTCTGCTGGTACCGGGATTGCATTTGACGATTAGCATCAACGAATTGGCGACTCAGAATTTGGCGTCCGGTTCGGCTCGCTTCGCTGGAGCGATGACCACATTGCTAACAATTGTTTTTGGTGTGTCGATGGGATACGGCTTGGTCAACGCGATTCGCCCCATTCCCGCATCGATGCCGTTGGACTCGCCGGATTTGTTGGCGTCCGCGTTGGTGCTGTTGCCGATTGGTTTGTGCGTCGCCGTGACGTTTCGAACCCGTTACCGAGACATCCCTTGGTTGTTGATGTCGACGTTGGTGGGTTACGGGGCATTGCGTTTAGCAGGCACCACGTTTGGTTCCTTCGCTTCCGTTGGAATCGCTTCTTTTGTGGCGGGAGTGACCAGCCACTTCGCATCCAACCGTCTAGGAATACCAACCGCGGTGATGTTGCTTCCCGCGTTGCTGCTTTTGGTCCCCGGAAGTCTTGGGTTCTCTGGCTTCTCTCAGATCATGGTCCAAGAAGACCTGCCCACAGGCATTCGATTGACGGCAACGATGATGCTGACGGCCGTTTCGATTGTCGCGGGGTTGTTGTTGACGGATGTCGTGGTGTCACGTTCAGACAAGCAATCGTTTGAACCCGAACTGAAGAGTCCCAAGTTGTGAGGCGTTTGCGATAACGCGAATTGGCCGTGTCAATCGGATGCCGGAATACCGTCTTTCATGACTCGCTTCATCGCCCGCAGTGTTTCGTCGCTGACGTGGTGTTCGATCCCTTCACTGTCCACCGTCGCGGTCGTCTCGCTGACACCGATTCGCAGCAAGAACGTTCTCACGACCTCATGGCGATTGCGTGCCTTGGTTGCCATCCGTTTGCCCTGAGCCGTCAAGGTAATCGGTTGATAAGGCTCGGTCACCACTAATCCGTCACGTTGCAGGCGACTGATTGTGTTACTGACCGTCGCGTGGGTCACGTCAAAGTGTCGGACCAAGTCGACGGCTCGGCAAATCCCATTTTCCGAAATGGCTTCGGCGATGGCCTCGACATAATCTTCGGCCACTTCGCTGGCATGGTCGGATCGAGTGCGATGATGCGATTGGGAAGGCAAATTGCGGCCCTTTAAAACCGTGCGAATTCGACAAGAAGGCGACCGAACATTCTAGCACCGGATTCGCGAGCAGAAACCCTCTTGCCTCGCCAACGCGAAAAACGTAGCCTCTGCTAAATAAGTTAGCAGGTGCTAACAATGGGCCGGGTTGAGGGACTCATTGTTTCTCGCGGAGTCGTCATAGATGACTTCTTCAAAACGGTCTGTATTTTTTGTCTCTAAACTTAGCACGGGCTAAGTTGATTTATTGGAGAGCCCTGATGAGTCTGGATGTGTCGCGGGTGTCATCGGTCGGTGATGTTCCATTTTTGATGTCGGGTAGAGATCGTCGATTCCGAACGGGAATGGGTTTCACTTTGGTGGAGTTGCTGGTCGTGATCGCCATTATTGGTGTTCTGGTGGGTTTGTTGTTGCCTGCGGTCCAAGCTGCTCGGGAGGCCGCTCGCAGAATGTCCTGCAGCAACAATCTCCGTCAGGTTGGCTTGGCTGCCCAAAACTATCACTCGGCTTACCGACGATTTCCGGCTGGCTACGTGTCGTTTCCTACCAGCACCGGAGTTGCGCCCGCATCGGTCGCAATGGACCCGGTCACTTGGGATGCAGGTCCTGGCTGGGGATGGGGAGCGGGGTTGCTGCCATTCTTAGAAGCCACCGCCTTGAATGATCAATTGCGAATGAACGAGCCCATTTGGTCCATGTCCAACGAAGCGGCAATTGCAGCCAGGGTGCCGACGTATTTGTGTCCGAGTGCCGCCGGTGGAGATGCGGCATTTGATGTGAAGGATGAGGCTGACAATTTGTTGCAGCTCAACGGCCAGGGCATCCGATTGGGACGCAGTCACTACGTCGCCAGCCACGGGCAAGAAAGCTGTTGGGGAGAGTGCGGGTCCGCGGCAACAGGAATTGTCTTTACGAACATCTACACGTCAGAGACGAAGATCGTCCCAATCGATGGAGACGCAGGCCGGGTCGCTGACGGTCCTTTCTTTCGAAATTCAAAAACTCGCTTCCGCGATGTGTTGGACGGGACCAGCAACACGATCTTCTTTGGGGAGCACACGTCTTCACTGAGTGACAAAACGTGGGTGGGTGTCGTTCCAGGGGCGTTCACGCATCCGCGATTCACTTCACCTGAAAACGGACCCGACGCGGCGGCGACGCTGACGTTGGTTCATGCCGGGCCTTCCGGCGGTGAATTGGACATCACCGGTTTTCCAATCATTCACCCGGTGAACTTTCCGACTTACCACGTCGGGCAAATGGTGTCCGATCATCCCGGCGGAGGCATGGTCGCGTTTGGCGATGGATCGGTTCGCTTTGTCACTGAATTTGTGGATCTGTTTCTGTGGGCGGAGATGTCCAGCATGAACGAAAGCGAAGTCATCGATTGGGAGAAACTCTGATGGCAAATTCGAAAGCGATTCCCGGTGACAAGCGAAACGAATGGATCAAGTGGGCGTGCCTGGCGATCGCGGTCGTCGGTTTGGCGTTCTACTTTTTTCCGCGCAGCAAAGTTGTGCTGGACGACCAGGGATACGACGCTTCAGTGGCGCTGTACCGGATTTGCAATCAGAAAGACATGGAGTCATTGCAAAAGATTGCGGAACAAGTCGCCCAGTGGCAAACCGAAGGAAAGATCTCCGAGCAGTCTTACGCTTCGGTCCAGCAGGTCATCGGGTTGGCCAACGAAGGCGACTGGTCCCAAGCCGCCCGTGAGTGCCGGCGAATGATGGAAGATCAGGTCCAACGATGACGACGCGGTAAACGTCACATGGCGAATCAGTTCGCTCGCAATTGCAGAACAGCCATCACGGGCCGGTGATCCGAAGCCAATGGCTCATCGATCACGTCCACCGTTTTGACGGTCCACTGGGTCTCTGGAGACGCAAACAGGAAATCGATTTCGCGGTCCGGCTTTTCAGCCGAAAAAGTGAATGAATCGTCGGCTGGCTTGTCTGCTTCGACAAACCCGTCCTGAAACAGTTGAACCGTGCGTGATTCGGGCGTGTCGTTAAAGTCGCCGAGCAAAATCGCGGGGTTGGAAAGCGATCGAATGAACTCGCGAACCTTGGTCGCTTGTTCGAATCGGACCGTGTCATCGCGAATGTAGTCGAAGTGCACGTTGACCAGCGTCAACTTGTTTCCATCGGGCAGAGTGACGTGAGCTACCAAGGCGACGCGAGGTTCTCGGCCGCGAGCCAGTTCGACCGACTCGGTTTTTTCGATGGGGTATCGCGAAAGGATGGCCATTCCGTATCGGCCTCCGTCGTAATCCATGAACGGGGCAAAGGCGGCATGCATGTCGAGGTGTTCGCCTAGCCATTGGGCTTGGTCGACCTTGCCGCTTCGGTTGCAACGCTCATCCACTTCTTGCAAGCCGACAAAGTCAGGTTTGAGTTTCGAGATCACGTCCGCTGTTCTTGGCAGGTCCGTTTTTCCATCGTTTCCGTAACCACGTTTGATGTTGTAGGAGAGCACGCGATGGGAGGAGTTTGTTTCTTCCGCCGATGATTCTCCGGGCATCGCAATCAATGTCGCGATCGCGATCAGCAAGCCAACCAGGGGGCGAACTGCTGTCAAGAAAGAGCTTTGTTTGCAAGCAAAGGTTGAGTTGGCGAAGCGGTGAAGCGGGAAAGTCATGGTGCGGGTCTTGTTGTGCGAAATAGAAGTGCGGGACAGCAGACGGACCAACGTAAATATATGCGATGAGTGGATCCTTGCACGAGCTTGCCAAGACGAGATGGCGTCTTTGCAAGATGGTCGGCAAACGTTCGAGCAACCTGGTTCGGGATGACCGGTTTTCGTCCGATGACGTTGTCGTTTGAAAGGCGAGGCTTGGTTTGCAGAGTTGTCATGTCGCTGATTCGAAGTGAATTGATTGACTCGATGAATGAAGAACGAATTTTGGGTGAAAGGTTGGAAGAGAGCCCAAGCACTGGAACACAAGATGCAGCCATTCGAGTTCGCCTGAGCCCACCTTCTCGTTCAGGGTTCCCTCTCAGAAACTCGTAAGGAGATCCAAATGTTGAAATTGCGATTCACTGTTGCTGCCGCTGCACTCACCGTCTTGACCGGT of the Rhodopirellula baltica SH 1 genome contains:
- a CDS encoding threonine/serine exporter family protein, coding for MELARSLHACGSPAYELDLEMEQVSASLGHEASFFSTPTALFVTFGGDETRLLRVYPSDTNLGRYAALFELQRAIQEEQMDVSEAWQRLTEINEMKDGYGPAIHIASHGGVAACISVLVGGGGMVVLSAGVIGLIVGTFVVWLTHLRHQVHLINVVAGFIASSIACGIQAFVGPGNFELTSLAALILLVPGLHLTISINELATQNLASGSARFAGAMTTLLTIVFGVSMGYGLVNAIRPIPASMPLDSPDLLASALVLLPIGLCVAVTFRTRYRDIPWLLMSTLVGYGALRLAGTTFGSFASVGIASFVAGVTSHFASNRLGIPTAVMLLPALLLLVPGSLGFSGFSQIMVQEDLPTGIRLTATMMLTAVSIVAGLLLTDVVVSRSDKQSFEPELKSPKL
- a CDS encoding endonuclease/exonuclease/phosphatase family protein translates to MTFPLHRFANSTFACKQSSFLTAVRPLVGLLIAIATLIAMPGESSAEETNSSHRVLSYNIKRGYGNDGKTDLPRTADVISKLKPDFVGLQEVDERCNRSGKVDQAQWLGEHLDMHAAFAPFMDYDGGRYGMAILSRYPIEKTESVELARGREPRVALVAHVTLPDGNKLTLVNVHFDYIRDDTVRFEQATKVREFIRSLSNPAILLGDFNDTPESRTVQLFQDGFVEADKPADDSFTFSAEKPDREIDFLFASPETQWTVKTVDVIDEPLASDHRPVMAVLQLRAN
- the mntR gene encoding manganese-binding transcriptional regulator MntR, with protein sequence MRTVLKGRNLPSQSHHRTRSDHASEVAEDYVEAIAEAISENGICRAVDLVRHFDVTHATVSNTISRLQRDGLVVTEPYQPITLTAQGKRMATKARNRHEVVRTFLLRIGVSETTATVDSEGIEHHVSDETLRAMKRVMKDGIPASD
- a CDS encoding DUF1559 domain-containing protein, yielding MSLDVSRVSSVGDVPFLMSGRDRRFRTGMGFTLVELLVVIAIIGVLVGLLLPAVQAAREAARRMSCSNNLRQVGLAAQNYHSAYRRFPAGYVSFPTSTGVAPASVAMDPVTWDAGPGWGWGAGLLPFLEATALNDQLRMNEPIWSMSNEAAIAARVPTYLCPSAAGGDAAFDVKDEADNLLQLNGQGIRLGRSHYVASHGQESCWGECGSAATGIVFTNIYTSETKIVPIDGDAGRVADGPFFRNSKTRFRDVLDGTSNTIFFGEHTSSLSDKTWVGVVPGAFTHPRFTSPENGPDAAATLTLVHAGPSGGELDITGFPIIHPVNFPTYHVGQMVSDHPGGGMVAFGDGSVRFVTEFVDLFLWAEMSSMNESEVIDWEKL